CGAGCGCTACCGAGGGGTGCGGCGCGTGGGCACCGGCGTCGGGCTCGCGCTCGTGCACGGCCTCGCGACGCGCCTCGGCGGCGCCGCGAGTGCGGGCAGGGCCAGGGAGGGCGGCGCCTGCTTCGCGATCCGCCTCCCACTCTGACGAGTCGGCGGGAGCCGTTGCGTACGCTGGCACCGTGAGTACCAGGAAGGCACCGCGCACGTACGAGGTGCGCACGTTCGGCTGCCAGATGAACGTGCACGACTCCGAGCGGCTCACCGGCCTGCTCGAGGAGTCCGGCTACGTCCGCGCCGCCGGCGAGGCCGTAGCCGACGTCGTCGTGTTCAACACCTGCGCGGTCAGGGAGAACGCCGACAACCGGCTGTACGGCAACCTCGGCCAGCTGTACCCCGTGAAGCGGTCCAGGCCCGGCATGCAGATCGCCGTCGGCGGCTGCCTGGCGCAGAAGGACCGCGGCGAGATCGTCCGCCGCGCTCCCTGGGTCGACGTGGTCTTCGGCACCCACAACATCGGCTCGCTGCCTACGCTCCTCGAACGCGCGCGGATCGCCGACGAGGCGCAGGTCGAGATCAAGGAGTCGTTGGAGACGTTCCCGTCCACGCTGCCCACCAGGCGCGAGTCGGCATACGCGGCGTGGGTGGCGATCAGCGTCGGCTGCAACAACACCTGCACGTTCTGCATCGTGCCGAACCTGCGTGGCCGCGAGGTCGACCGCAGGCCGGGTGACGTGCTCGCCGAGATCGAGGCGCTGGTCGCCGAGGGCGTCGTCGAGGTCACGCTGCTCGGGCAGAACGTCAACTCGTACGGCGTCGGCTTCGGCGACCGCGGGGCGTTCGCCAAGCTGCTGCGGGCCTGCGGCGCGATCGACGGCCTCGAACGCGTGCGCTTCACGTCGCCGCACCCACGGGACTTCACCGACGACGTCATCGAGGCGATGGCCGAGACACCCAACGTGATGCCACAGCTGCACATGCCGTTGCAGTCCGGCTCCGACCGGGTGCTCCGCGCGATGCGCAGGTCGTACCGTCGCGGGCGCTACCTCGACATCATCGGACGCGTCCGCGCGGCCATGCCCGACGCCGCGATCAGCACCGACATCATCGTGGGCTTCCCCGGCGAGACCGACGACGACTTCGCCGACACCCTCGATGTCGTGCAGCAGGCGCGCTTCGCGGGCGCGTACACGTTCCAGTACTCCACCCGTCCCGGCACGCCTGCCGCCGACATGTCCGACCAGGTGTCCGCGGCGGTGGTGAAGGAGCGGTACGGCCGCCTCGTCACCGCCGTCGACGAGATCGCCTGGGCCGAGAACCGCCGGTTCGTCGGACGAGACGTCGAGCTGCTGGTGTCCGAGGGTGAGGGACGCAAGGACGTCCGCACGCACCGGCGCAGCGGGCGCGCACCGGACAACAGGCTCGTCCACTTCACGCCGGAGGGCGCGGACGACGTGCGTCCGGGCGACGTGGTCACCGTCCGGGTCACGTACGGTGCGCCGCACCACCTGGTGGCGGACGGACCGGTACGCGCGATGCGGCGCACGCCCGCGGGCGACGCGTGGGAGCGCAGGACCACGGCACCGGTGGAGGAGGGGACCGGGGGCGTGTCGCTCGGCATGCCCACGATCGGCGCACGTGCCTGAACGAGACGAGGGCCCAGCCGATCGACGGCGGAGCCCTCGGTGAGGATTTCAGCAGACGTTTACTGCTGGTCCTCCTCGTTGTCACCCCCGAGCCCTTCGACAAAGTTGCCGGCGGCCTCCTGACCCTGGTCGATCTGGTCGGAGAATCGACCGCCGGTCTTCTCGTCGACGGCGTCACCTGCGCGTTCGATGCCCTCGTCCACCTTGTCCGAGTGCTCGCCCGCAAGGTCCTTCGCCTTGTCGCCGATGTTGTCGAAAATGCTCATCGTGATTTCCCCCTCGAATTCATCGGTGAACCCGCCTTACTACCGGCGGGTAAGTCACCCTGTCTACCAGCGATGAGCACTTCTGGCCAGCGCCGGGCGTGTCGCCCCGGGCGTGAGCTGAGAGACTTCCCCTCGTGGCCTCCGGTGTGCTCGTCGCCGTCGTGGGACCGACCGCGGCGGGCAAGTCGGCGCTCGGTCTCGCGCTCGCGCACGCGCTCGGCGGCGAGGTCGTCAACACCGACTCGATGCAGCTCTACCGAGGCATGGACATCGGCACCGCCAAGCTGTCGGAGGACGAGCGCGACGGCGTGCCGCACCACCTGCTCGACATCT
The sequence above is drawn from the Streptosporangiales bacterium genome and encodes:
- a CDS encoding antitoxin gives rise to the protein MSIFDNIGDKAKDLAGEHSDKVDEGIERAGDAVDEKTGGRFSDQIDQGQEAAGNFVEGLGGDNEEDQQ
- the miaB gene encoding tRNA (N6-isopentenyl adenosine(37)-C2)-methylthiotransferase MiaB: MSTRKAPRTYEVRTFGCQMNVHDSERLTGLLEESGYVRAAGEAVADVVVFNTCAVRENADNRLYGNLGQLYPVKRSRPGMQIAVGGCLAQKDRGEIVRRAPWVDVVFGTHNIGSLPTLLERARIADEAQVEIKESLETFPSTLPTRRESAYAAWVAISVGCNNTCTFCIVPNLRGREVDRRPGDVLAEIEALVAEGVVEVTLLGQNVNSYGVGFGDRGAFAKLLRACGAIDGLERVRFTSPHPRDFTDDVIEAMAETPNVMPQLHMPLQSGSDRVLRAMRRSYRRGRYLDIIGRVRAAMPDAAISTDIIVGFPGETDDDFADTLDVVQQARFAGAYTFQYSTRPGTPAADMSDQVSAAVVKERYGRLVTAVDEIAWAENRRFVGRDVELLVSEGEGRKDVRTHRRSGRAPDNRLVHFTPEGADDVRPGDVVTVRVTYGAPHHLVADGPVRAMRRTPAGDAWERRTTAPVEEGTGGVSLGMPTIGARA